One Myotis daubentonii chromosome 12, mMyoDau2.1, whole genome shotgun sequence genomic region harbors:
- the CLEC4F gene encoding C-type lectin domain family 4 member F isoform X3, protein MNGDKALFCRDNQSVSLHPHGLNSSAVAPAAPKMSRLVLASLVLMVMIIATSLMALFVVVLQKPRPAPEAYAYSQGFLGDNSTWQLPVESNNPYRFGVAELQETLQRFKDHVENSSTWTMEIQMLMCRVDNVSSQIQMLGGHLKNASADIQMVLNDQLESASREIQILKQGMKDAEALNSKTRMLESKLQEANVEVQRLKGEVASTNALTAKVQEQQRSLETLRAAFASQEQLQKSQNELLQLILQGWKVYNRNMYYFSHVKKSWQEAEKSCVSEGAHLASVTSAEEQAYLTEFTRSSDYWIGLNDRGTEGSWRWIDGTPFNYDRSRVFWNNNQPDNWQHGNGQDEDCVHVQQKWNDNNCNALYQWICKKPLSQGVA, encoded by the exons ATGAATGGTGACAAGGCCCTCTTCTGCAGAGACAACCAGTCTGTCTCCCTGCACCCCCACG GCCTGAACTCCTCAGCAGTGGCTCCAGCAGCCCCCAAGATGTCAAGGCTTGTTCTGGCCAGCCTGGTGCTTATGGTCATGATCATTGCCACCTCTCTGATGGCTCTCTTTGTTGTGG TTCTACAGAAACCAAGACCTGCACCGGAGGCCTATGCCTACTCCCAAGGGTTTCTGGGAGACAACAGCACCTGGCAGTTACCTGTGGAATCCAACA atcCCTACCGCTTTGGGGTGGCAGAGTTACAAGAGACCCTCCAGAGGTTTAAAGACCACGTGGAGAACTCCAGCACCTGGACCATGGAGATCCAGATGTTGATGTGCAGAGTGGACAATGTCAGTTCTCAGATCCAGATGCTCGGCGGTCATCTGAAAAATGCCAGTGCTGACATCCAGATG GTGTTAAACGATCAGTTGGAAAGTGCCAGCAGGGAGATACAGATCCTAAAACAAGGAATGAAGGATGCTGAGGCCCTGAACTCCAAGACCCGGATGCTAGAGAGCAAGCTGCAGGAGGCCAATGTCGAGGTTCAGAGGTTAAAAGGGGAGGTAGCGAGCACTAACGCACTAACCGCGAAAGTCCAGGAGCAGCAGCGTAGCCTGGAGACCCTCCGTGCAGCCTTTGCTTCGCAGGAGCAGCTACAGAAATCCCAAA ATGAACTTCTCCAGTTGATCCTGCAAGGCTGGAAGGTTTACAACAGGAACATGTATTACTTTTCTCATGTCAAGAAGTCTTGGCAGGAGGCTGAGAAATCCTGTGTGTCCGAGGGAGCCCACTTGGCCTCGGTGACCTCTGCAGAGGAGCAG GCATATCTGACGGAGTTCACACGGTCCTCCGACTACTGGATTGGCCTCAACGACAGGGGCACGGAGGGCTCTTGGCGCTGGATTGATGGGACACCATTCAATTATGATAGGAGCAGAGT GTTTTGGAACAATAATCAGCCAGACAACTGGCAGCACGGGAATGGGCAGGATGAAGACTGTGTACATGTTCAGCAGAAGTGGAATGACAACAACTGTAATGCCCTCTATCAGTGGATCTGCAAGAAGCCCCTCAGCCAGGGTGTGGCCTGA
- the CLEC4F gene encoding C-type lectin domain family 4 member F isoform X2 yields MNGDKALFCRDNQSVSLHPHGLNSSAVAPAAPKMSRLVLASLVLMVMIIATSLMALFVVVLQKPRPAPEAYAYSQGFLGDNSTWQLPVESNNPYRFGVAELQETLQRFKDHVENSSTWTMEIQMLMCRVDNVSSQIQMLGGHLKNASADIQMVKGVQKDASALSFQAQMLKSSLDRASAEIQRQKGDLEKANALNSQAQSFLKTSLENTSFELNMLSRGLENTNSEIQALKAGLEMANAQAQLANNSLKNANAQILVLRGNLESVNHLRDQNQVLSDSLKRTSAEIQKLKGSLQNARDLNSQTQTLIKSSLDNTTAEIQSFRGRLERAGNEIHLLKRDLGTATTQTQIANSRLEQTNAQIQGLKTELENTNALHSNIQVLNDQLESASREIQILKQGMKDAEALNSKTRMLESKLQEANVEVQRLKGEVASTNALTAKVQEQQRSLETLRAAFASQEQLQKSQNELLQLILQGWKVYNRNMYYFSHVKKSWQEAEKSCVSEGAHLASVTSAEEQAYLTEFTRSSDYWIGLNDRGTEGSWRWIDGTPFNYDRSRV; encoded by the exons ATGAATGGTGACAAGGCCCTCTTCTGCAGAGACAACCAGTCTGTCTCCCTGCACCCCCACG GCCTGAACTCCTCAGCAGTGGCTCCAGCAGCCCCCAAGATGTCAAGGCTTGTTCTGGCCAGCCTGGTGCTTATGGTCATGATCATTGCCACCTCTCTGATGGCTCTCTTTGTTGTGG TTCTACAGAAACCAAGACCTGCACCGGAGGCCTATGCCTACTCCCAAGGGTTTCTGGGAGACAACAGCACCTGGCAGTTACCTGTGGAATCCAACA atcCCTACCGCTTTGGGGTGGCAGAGTTACAAGAGACCCTCCAGAGGTTTAAAGACCACGTGGAGAACTCCAGCACCTGGACCATGGAGATCCAGATGTTGATGTGCAGAGTGGACAATGTCAGTTCTCAGATCCAGATGCTCGGCGGTCATCTGAAAAATGCCAGTGCTGACATCCAGATGGTAAAGGGCGTTCAAAAAGATGCCAGTGCCTTGAGTTTCCAGGCCCAGATGTTAAAAAGCTCCTTGGACAGGGCCAGTGCTGAGATCCAGAGACAAAAGGGAGATCTGGAAAAGGCAAATGCTTTAAATTCCCAGGCCCAGAGTTTCTTAAAAACCAGTTTAGAAAACACCAGCTTTGAGCTCAACATGTTAAGCAGAGGCTTAGAAAATACCAACTCTGAAATTCAGGCGTTGAAGGCAGGGTTGGAAATGGCAAATGCCCAGGCCCAATTGGCAAACAATAGTTTAAAGAATGCTAATGCTCAGATCCTTGTTTTAAGAGGCAATCTGGAGAGTGTCAATCATTTAAGGGACCAGAATCAGGTTTTAAGTGATAGTTTGAAAAGAACCAGTGCTGAGATTCAGAAGCTAAAGGGAAGCCTGCAAAATGCAAGAGATTTAAACTCCCAGACCCAGACCCTTATAAAAAGCAGTTTAGACAACACCACTGCCGAGATCCAGTCATTTAGAGGTCGtttggaaagggctggcaatgaGATTCACTTGTTAAAAAGAGATTTGGGAACCGCCACTACCCAGACCCAAATAGCAAACAGTCGCCTAGAGCAGACCAATGCTCAGATCCAAGGATTGAAAACAGAACTGGAAAACACCAATGCCTTACATTCCAATATTCAGGTGTTAAACGATCAGTTGGAAAGTGCCAGCAGGGAGATACAGATCCTAAAACAAGGAATGAAGGATGCTGAGGCCCTGAACTCCAAGACCCGGATGCTAGAGAGCAAGCTGCAGGAGGCCAATGTCGAGGTTCAGAGGTTAAAAGGGGAGGTAGCGAGCACTAACGCACTAACCGCGAAAGTCCAGGAGCAGCAGCGTAGCCTGGAGACCCTCCGTGCAGCCTTTGCTTCGCAGGAGCAGCTACAGAAATCCCAAA ATGAACTTCTCCAGTTGATCCTGCAAGGCTGGAAGGTTTACAACAGGAACATGTATTACTTTTCTCATGTCAAGAAGTCTTGGCAGGAGGCTGAGAAATCCTGTGTGTCCGAGGGAGCCCACTTGGCCTCGGTGACCTCTGCAGAGGAGCAG GCATATCTGACGGAGTTCACACGGTCCTCCGACTACTGGATTGGCCTCAACGACAGGGGCACGGAGGGCTCTTGGCGCTGGATTGATGGGACACCATTCAATTATGATAGGAGCAGAGTGTGA
- the CLEC4F gene encoding C-type lectin domain family 4 member F isoform X1, whose translation MNGDKALFCRDNQSVSLHPHGLNSSAVAPAAPKMSRLVLASLVLMVMIIATSLMALFVVVLQKPRPAPEAYAYSQGFLGDNSTWQLPVESNNPYRFGVAELQETLQRFKDHVENSSTWTMEIQMLMCRVDNVSSQIQMLGGHLKNASADIQMVKGVQKDASALSFQAQMLKSSLDRASAEIQRQKGDLEKANALNSQAQSFLKTSLENTSFELNMLSRGLENTNSEIQALKAGLEMANAQAQLANNSLKNANAQILVLRGNLESVNHLRDQNQVLSDSLKRTSAEIQKLKGSLQNARDLNSQTQTLIKSSLDNTTAEIQSFRGRLERAGNEIHLLKRDLGTATTQTQIANSRLEQTNAQIQGLKTELENTNALHSNIQVLNDQLESASREIQILKQGMKDAEALNSKTRMLESKLQEANVEVQRLKGEVASTNALTAKVQEQQRSLETLRAAFASQEQLQKSQNELLQLILQGWKVYNRNMYYFSHVKKSWQEAEKSCVSEGAHLASVTSAEEQAYLTEFTRSSDYWIGLNDRGTEGSWRWIDGTPFNYDRSRVFWNNNQPDNWQHGNGQDEDCVHVQQKWNDNNCNALYQWICKKPLSQGVA comes from the exons ATGAATGGTGACAAGGCCCTCTTCTGCAGAGACAACCAGTCTGTCTCCCTGCACCCCCACG GCCTGAACTCCTCAGCAGTGGCTCCAGCAGCCCCCAAGATGTCAAGGCTTGTTCTGGCCAGCCTGGTGCTTATGGTCATGATCATTGCCACCTCTCTGATGGCTCTCTTTGTTGTGG TTCTACAGAAACCAAGACCTGCACCGGAGGCCTATGCCTACTCCCAAGGGTTTCTGGGAGACAACAGCACCTGGCAGTTACCTGTGGAATCCAACA atcCCTACCGCTTTGGGGTGGCAGAGTTACAAGAGACCCTCCAGAGGTTTAAAGACCACGTGGAGAACTCCAGCACCTGGACCATGGAGATCCAGATGTTGATGTGCAGAGTGGACAATGTCAGTTCTCAGATCCAGATGCTCGGCGGTCATCTGAAAAATGCCAGTGCTGACATCCAGATGGTAAAGGGCGTTCAAAAAGATGCCAGTGCCTTGAGTTTCCAGGCCCAGATGTTAAAAAGCTCCTTGGACAGGGCCAGTGCTGAGATCCAGAGACAAAAGGGAGATCTGGAAAAGGCAAATGCTTTAAATTCCCAGGCCCAGAGTTTCTTAAAAACCAGTTTAGAAAACACCAGCTTTGAGCTCAACATGTTAAGCAGAGGCTTAGAAAATACCAACTCTGAAATTCAGGCGTTGAAGGCAGGGTTGGAAATGGCAAATGCCCAGGCCCAATTGGCAAACAATAGTTTAAAGAATGCTAATGCTCAGATCCTTGTTTTAAGAGGCAATCTGGAGAGTGTCAATCATTTAAGGGACCAGAATCAGGTTTTAAGTGATAGTTTGAAAAGAACCAGTGCTGAGATTCAGAAGCTAAAGGGAAGCCTGCAAAATGCAAGAGATTTAAACTCCCAGACCCAGACCCTTATAAAAAGCAGTTTAGACAACACCACTGCCGAGATCCAGTCATTTAGAGGTCGtttggaaagggctggcaatgaGATTCACTTGTTAAAAAGAGATTTGGGAACCGCCACTACCCAGACCCAAATAGCAAACAGTCGCCTAGAGCAGACCAATGCTCAGATCCAAGGATTGAAAACAGAACTGGAAAACACCAATGCCTTACATTCCAATATTCAGGTGTTAAACGATCAGTTGGAAAGTGCCAGCAGGGAGATACAGATCCTAAAACAAGGAATGAAGGATGCTGAGGCCCTGAACTCCAAGACCCGGATGCTAGAGAGCAAGCTGCAGGAGGCCAATGTCGAGGTTCAGAGGTTAAAAGGGGAGGTAGCGAGCACTAACGCACTAACCGCGAAAGTCCAGGAGCAGCAGCGTAGCCTGGAGACCCTCCGTGCAGCCTTTGCTTCGCAGGAGCAGCTACAGAAATCCCAAA ATGAACTTCTCCAGTTGATCCTGCAAGGCTGGAAGGTTTACAACAGGAACATGTATTACTTTTCTCATGTCAAGAAGTCTTGGCAGGAGGCTGAGAAATCCTGTGTGTCCGAGGGAGCCCACTTGGCCTCGGTGACCTCTGCAGAGGAGCAG GCATATCTGACGGAGTTCACACGGTCCTCCGACTACTGGATTGGCCTCAACGACAGGGGCACGGAGGGCTCTTGGCGCTGGATTGATGGGACACCATTCAATTATGATAGGAGCAGAGT GTTTTGGAACAATAATCAGCCAGACAACTGGCAGCACGGGAATGGGCAGGATGAAGACTGTGTACATGTTCAGCAGAAGTGGAATGACAACAACTGTAATGCCCTCTATCAGTGGATCTGCAAGAAGCCCCTCAGCCAGGGTGTGGCCTGA